Proteins co-encoded in one Nicotiana sylvestris chromosome 7, ASM39365v2, whole genome shotgun sequence genomic window:
- the LOC104231634 gene encoding uncharacterized protein → MMGRSSNLLSRSGSFRPENLGQNAMAMIGNLCFTIFVVGVLIFTIIAATYEPEDPLFHPSTKMTNFLTSKSNATFKADDTVVRTGEDFLGPNQTVFSTFINLTDVDVPMAIGTESVTEDNLDCRGKTDDPIDCTDPDVFHLLMRAAIEKFKDIHFFRFGKPVRGSNDSSCHMAWRFRPKEGKTASLYKDYRSFVVSRSENCTLDVVSIGDYHSGGNARKRKRKNKGGSDRTTAKLDEGFEKAPQKIEGQDIALPVVGEAVNDSLPVVESESSFGSGKYLIYSGGGDRCKSMNHYLWSFMCALGEAQYLNRTLIMDLTICLNKIYTSSGVDEEGKDFRFYFDFEHLKDSASVLDQVQFWSDWNKWHKNDRLGLHLVEDFRITPMKLSEVKDTLIMRKFGSVEPDNYWYRVCEGETESIVQRPWHLVWKSRRLMDIVSAVASRLNWDYDSVHVVRGEKARNREMWPHLAEDTSPESLLSTLQDKIDDGRNLYIATDEPDTSFFDPLKDKYSTHFLDEYKDLWDENSEWYAETAKLNNGNPVEFDGYMRVSVDTEVFFRGKKQIETFNDLTKDCKDGINTCTSSS, encoded by the coding sequence ATGATGGGTCGGTCGTCAAATTTGCTGTCAAGGAGTGGAAGTTTCAGGCCAGAAAATTTGGGGCAAAATGCAATGGCAATGATAGGGAACTTGTGTTTCACTATATTTGTAGTTGGGGTTTTGATTTTCACTATAATTGCTGCAACTTATGAGCCTGAAGACCCTTTATTCCACCCTTCAACAAAGATGACTAATTTCCTTACTTCCAAATCCAATGCTACATTTAAGGCTGATGATACTGTTGTGAGAACTGGTGAGGACTTTCTTGGTCCTAATCAGACCGTGTTTTCGACTTTTATAAACCTCACTGATGTTGATGTTCCGATGGCTATTGGCACTGAAAGTGTAACTGAGGATAACTTGGATTGTCGTGGCAAGACGGATGATCCCATTGATTGTACTGACCCGGATGTGTTTCATTTGTTGATGAGGGCTGCCATTGAGAAGTTTAAGGACATACATTTTTTCCGGTTTGGGAAGCCAGTTCGAGGGTCGAATGATAGTTCCTGCCACATGGCGTGGCGGTTTAGGCCTAAGGAAGGGAAGACTGCTTCCCTTTATAAGGATTACCGGTCTTTTGTGGTTTCTAGATCGGAGAACTGCACGCTTGATGTGGTCAGTATAGGTGATTATCATTCCGGTGGAAATGCTCGTAAGAGGAAGAGAAAGAACAAGGGAGGGTCGGACAGAACTACTGCTAAGCTAGATGAAGGGTTTGAGAAGGCACCTCAGAAGATAGAGGGACAAGATATCGCTTTGCCTGTAGTTGGGGAAGCTGTAAATGACTCACTTCCTGTGGTGGAGTCGGAGAGTTCATTCGGTAGTGGTAAGTATTTGATTTATTCTGGAGGTGGAGATAGGTGCAAGAGCATGAACCATTATCTTTGGAGTTTCATGTGTGCGTTGGGTGAGGCTCAATATTTGAACAGGACGTTGATAATGGACTTAACTATTTGTTTAAACAAGATTTACACTTCATCTGGTGTGGATGAGGAAGGAAAGGATTTCAGGTTTTACTTTGATTTTGAGCACTTAAAGGATTCAGCGTCCGTCCTTGATCAGGTTCAGTTTTGGTCAGATTGGAATAAATGGCATAAAAATGATAGATTAGGTCTCCATCTTGTGGAGGATTTTAGGATTACGCCGATGAAGTTATCTGAAGTGAAGGATACTTTAATTATGAGGAAATTTGGTTCCGTAGAGCCAGATAATTACTGGTACAGGGTATGTGAGGGTGAAACAGAATCTATCGTTCAACGACCATGGCATCTGGTATGGAAATCAAGACGGTTGATGGACATTGTTTCAGCTGTTGCGTCGAGGTTGAATTGGGATTATGACTCAGTTCATGTTGTAAGGGGGGAGAAGGCAAGGAATCGTGAAATGTGGCCACATTTGGCAGAAGATACTTCTCCCGAGTCTTTACTATCTACCTTGCAGGACAAGATCGATGATGGAAGGAACCTGTATATCGCAACGGATGAACCAGATACATCCTTTTTTGACCCCTTAAAAGACAAGTACTCAACGCATTTCCTTGATGAATATAAAGATCTTTGGGATGAAAACAGCGAGTGGTATGCAGAGACAGCAAAACTTAATAACGGGAATCCAGTTGAATTTGATGGGTACATGAGGGTTTCAGTTGATACCGAAGTTTTCTTCAGAGGTAAAAAGCAGATTGAGACATTTAATGATCTCACCAAAGACTGCAAGGATGGAATTAATACGTGCACTTCGTCCAGCTAA
- the LOC104231635 gene encoding U-box domain-containing protein 3, with amino-acid sequence MVREEPLMEEKCNEEEIKRNKKNKNIIEEIAERLRGEVEEKEKIEAAKEIRKLVRRSSSSGKTRSRFAAAGVIPPLVDMLQLSSSSLLAREAALLALLNLASRNERNKIRIVTCGAIPPLVELLKFQNGNLKELATAAILTLSAAATNKPTIAASGVGPLLVQILSSGTVQGRVDAVTALHNLSTTKEDPKLVLDARAVFPLMNLLKDCKKYSKFAEKTTALLEILSNSEEGRDAITNAHNGILTLVETVEDGSLVSTEHAVGALLSLCQSSRDKYRELILKEGAIPGLLRLTAEGTPQAQERARTLLDLLRDSPPENKFSSSMLERIVYDFAAQVNGNDKAAETAKRLLQDMVHRSMELSMSRLQLRASSCTPSKVQSV; translated from the exons ATGGTAAGAGAGGAGCCATTAATGGAAGAAAAATGCAATGAAGAGGagataaaaaggaacaaaaaaaacAAGAATATAATAGAAGAAATTGCAGAGAGATTGAGGGGTGAAgtggaagaaaaggaaaagattgAGGCAGCTAAGGAAATTAGGAAACTAGTGAGGAGGTCATCGTCTTCCGGCAAGACTCGTTCCCGGTTTGCTGCCGCCGGCGTTATTCCGCCATTGGTTGATATGCTTcagctttcttcttcttctcttctagCTCGTGAAGCTGCTTTATTAGCCCTCCTCAATCTTGCCTCCCGTAATGAACG AAACAAAATTCGGATAGTTACATGTGGTGCCATCCCGCCTCTTGTGGAGCTCCTCAAGTTCCAAAATGGCAATTTGAAAGAGCTAGCAACTGCTGCTATTTTGACACTATCAGCTGCTGCAACCAACAAACCGACAATAGCTGCATCTGGAGTTGGACCTCTTCTTGTGCAGATCCTGAGTTCAGGAACTGTTCAAGGAAGAGTTGACGCCGTAACAGCCCTCCACAATCTCTCCACAACCAAAGAAGATCCCAAGTTGGTTCTTGATGCTAGAGCAGTTTTTCCGCTAATGAATCTCCTCAAAGATTGCAAGAAGTATTCCAAGTTTGCCGAGAAAACCACAGCCCTATTGGAAATCCTCTCTAATTCTGAGGAAGGAAGAGATGCAATCACAAATGCACATAATGGAATACTGACTCTAGTTGAGACTGTTGAAGATGGGTCACTCGTCAGCACAGAACATGCAGTTGGGGCTTTGCTGTCATTATGTCAAAGCAGCCGAGACAAATACAGGGAGCTGATCCTCAAAGAAGGCGCTATTCCAGGCCTTTTACGGCTAACTGCAGAGGGCACACCTCAAGCTCAGGAAAGAGCGAGAACACTTTTGGACTTGCTTCGGGACTCTCCTCCTGAAAACAAGTTCTCATCCTCCATGTTGGAGAGAATCGTATACGACTTTGCAGCACAAGTTAATGGAAATGATAAAGCCGCTGAAACAGCCAAGAGATTGTTACAAGACATGGTTCATAGAAGTATGGAGCTGAGCATGAGTCGTTTACAGTTAAGAGCTTCATCTTGTACCCCTTCAAAGGTGCAGTCTGTatga
- the LOC104231636 gene encoding GBF-interacting protein 1-like isoform X1, protein MSSNSKSGNSGVVGVGARVSIPSSVRKTIQNIKEITGNHSEDEIYAMLKECSMDPNETAQKLLFQDTFHEVKRKRDRKKELQNSIKESAESKWKGGTQGRGNKGSRGNLTSRHVSHDVGAGKNGKENVTNQILDKSVGLSSVPNVEAKNISSSSSAATNGPSGLASGSDIIVQNAHASARRGIKQFEANAGAGSGVQTTPADASKIPKVATGNRDVHGQRRPNSVNSSRTLSSPPPSGAHLSASDPVLLPSQDSRPAGVVGTVRREVGSQHSPVERASSNSNGSKKTTAKSDTGSADVQVKMPSKFQGPGKNQLQEFSQTASSIHGGSSVSRPSSNYNNRSQTICPQKAGPCKEWKPKPVSNNLAQGSALAAASAASSAVSTVSVEVNTLLQPPAVVPETKEDTADLQKKLVESHISDVEHVIIPNHLHVHEVEKLGFCFGSFDTSFSLVTSTNNAPEHDGSPPIPEDSECVEEAASEQPPSNQNASTAVEDTDYSDQPPPSHGQESFSAKGDDISSSAPECSESKPETLQAGQQYSVVHTSPNYNFGFVPPMLGNQLAPFESSESQPRDVSRLPNFLVQQPIDPTNYYAQFYRSSADTDGRISPFHYNGGVAVVPPQTSQSSQEGGNTLALSTAAPTPLVTQAAGLMQSSIAVPQQPVPVFRQAAGMHLPHYHPNYIPYGHYFSPLYVPPTAIHQLLSNGAFSQQPQAGGVYPPPPSAAARYSLSQYRPGANVGNSAHIGVPGTYAPYGSSPVNYNPSSATTTGNPAPNEDLSASQFQDSNVYVRGQQSESSGVWINAHNRDLSSLQASSFYNHPQGQVALTPNQPGHGNFAGVYHPAQPVTASTVHPLMQQSQTMAGPVDMVGPTANVYQRPQHSQINWPSSY, encoded by the exons ATGAGCAGCAACAGCAAGAGTGGTAACAGTGGTGTTGTTGGAGTAGGAGCTAGGGTTTCAATCCCAAGCAGTgtgaggaaaacgatccagaaTATAAAAGAGATCACTGGAAATCACAGTGAAGATGAGATATATGCAATGCTCAAAGAATGCTCTATGGATCCCAACGAAACTGCTCAAAAACTCCTTTTTCAAG ATACATTCCATGAAGTTAAAAGGAAGCGTGATCGAAAAAAGGAG CTTCAGAATTCAATCAAGGAATCTGCTGAATCAAAGTGGAAAGGCGGCACGCAGGGCAGGGGGAACAAAGGGAGTCGTGGAAATTTGACTTCTCGTCATGTTTCACATG ATGTAGGTGCTGGAAAGAATGGGAAAGAAAATGTGACCAATCAAATTCTTGACAAGAGTGTCGGCTTATCTTCCGTGCCTAATGTTGAGGCAAAAAATATTTCAAG CTCATCAAGCGCCGCTACTAATGGGCCTAGTGGGCTAGCTTCCGGGAGCGACATCATTGTACAAAATGCTCATGCATCTGCAAGAAGAGGAATTAAACAATTTGAAGCAAATGCAGGTGCTGGCTCTGGTGTGCAGACAACTCCTGCTGATGCAAGCAAAATCCCAAAAGTGGCTACGGGAAACAGGGATGTTCATGGGCAGAGGAGGCCAAACTCTGTCAATTCTTCAAGAACTCTATCTTCACCACCTCCATCAGGAGCTCATCTCTCAGCTTCAGATCCTGTGCTCTTGCCATCTCAAGATTCACGACCCGCTGGTGTAGTAGGCACAGTTAGAAGGGAAGTTGGGAGCCAGCATTCTCCAGTTGAACGTGCTTCTTCAAACTCCAATGGGAGTAAAAAGACTACTG CAAAGTCTGATACTGGAAGCGCAGATGTACAAGTGAAGATGCCAAGCAAATTTCAGGGGCCTGGAAAGAATCAACTTCAAGAGTTCTCGCAAACTGCTTCTTCAATCCATGGTGGTTCTTCTGTTAGTAGGCCTTCATCTAATTACAACAATCGATCACAAACGATTTGTCCACAAAAAG CAGGTCCTTGTAAGGAATGGAAGCCAAAGCCTGTAAGCAATAATCTAGCTCAGGGGTCTGCTCTTGCAGCTGCTTCTGCTGCTTCGTCTGCTGTTTCTACGGTCTCTGTTGAAGTCAATACACTATTGCAGCCTCCTGCTGTTGTTCCCGAAACAAAAGAAGATACTGCAGATCTGCAGAAGAAGTTAGTGGAATCACACATTTCAGATGTTGAGCATGTAATTATTCCTAACCACCTTCACGTCCATGAGGTTGAAAAACTTGGATTCTGTTTTGGAAGTTTCGACACTAGCTTTAGTTTGGTTACAAGCACAAACAATGCTCCTGAGCATGACGGAAGTCCACCAATTCCTGAAGATTCTGAGTGCGTTGAAGAAGCTGCAAGTGAACAACCTCCAAG TAATCAAAATGCATCAACAGCTGTAGAGGACACTGATTATTCTGATCAGCCTCCACCTTCACATGGACAGGAGAGTTTCTCTGCCAAAGGAGATGATATCTCATCCTCTGCTCCGGAGTGCAGTGAATCAAAGCCAGAGACTCTGCAGGCGGGCCAACAATATTCAGTTGTTCATACATCGCCCAACTATAATTTTGGCTTTGTGCCTCCAATGTTAGGCAATCAGCTCGCTCCCTTTGAAAGCTCTGAATCTCAACCTCGAGATGTTTCTCGTCTTCCAAATTTCCTT GTTCAGCAACCCATTGACCCAACAAACTACTATGCTCAATTCTACCGTTCGAGTGCTGACACTGATGGCCGCATTTCACCCTTTCATTACAATGGCGGTGTTGCTGTTGtgcctccacaaacttctcaatCTTCTCAAGAG GGCGGGAACACTCTTGCTTTATCTACTGCCGCTCCGACGCCACTTGTGACTCAAGCTGCTGGGCTTATGCAGAGTTCGATAGCTGTACCACAGCAACCTGTCCCTGTATTTCGGCAGGCTGCAGGGATGCATCTGCCCCATTATCATCCGAATTATATTCCATATGGTCACTACTTTTCGCCGCTTTATGTTCCACCAACAGCCATCCATCAATTATTAAGCAATGGTGCCTTTTCCCAGCAACCTCAGGCTGGCGGTGTATATCCACCTCCACCATCAGCTGCTGCCAGATACTCGCTTTCGCAATATAGACCAGGAGCTAATGTGGGAAATTCAGCTCACATTGGAGTGCCTGGCACATATGCGCCATATGGATCCTCTCCTGTCAACTATAACCCTAGTTCAGCTACAACAACTGGAAATCCTGCTCCCAATGAGGATCTTTCTGCGTCTCAGTTCCAGGATAGTAACGTCTATGTTCGTGGACAACAG AGTGAAAGCTCAGGTGTGTGGATTAATGCGCACAATCGAGATTTATCTAGCTTGCAAGCAAGTTCCTTTTATAATCATCCTCAGGGTCAAGTGGCTCTAACACCCAATCAACCTGGACACGGAAACTTTGCTGGTGTTTATCACCCAGCACAACCAGTTACAGCATCAACTGTTCACCCACTTATGCAGCAGTCTCAAACTATGGCCGGTCCAGTTGATATGGTAGGACCAACAGCCAATGTCTATCAGCGGCCTCAGCATTCACAGATTAACTGGCCAAGTAGCTACTGA
- the LOC104231636 gene encoding GBF-interacting protein 1-like isoform X3 codes for MSSNSKSGNSGVVGVGARVSIPSSVRKTIQNIKEITGNHSEDEIYAMLKECSMDPNETAQKLLFQDTFHEVKRKRDRKKELQNSIKESAESKWKGGTQGRGNKGSRGNLTSRHVSHDVGAGKNGKENVTNQILDKSVGLSSVPNVEAKNISSSSSAATNGPSGLASGSDIIVQNAHASARRGIKQFEANAGAGSGVQTTPADASKIPKVATGNRDVHGQRRPNSVNSSRTLSSPPPSGAHLSASDPVLLPSQDSRPAGVVGTVRREVGSQHSPVERASSNSNGSKKTTDVQVKMPSKFQGPGKNQLQEFSQTASSIHGGSSVSRPSSNYNNRSQTICPQKAGPCKEWKPKPVSNNLAQGSALAAASAASSAVSTVSVEVNTLLQPPAVVPETKEDTADLQKKLVESHISDVEHVIIPNHLHVHEVEKLGFCFGSFDTSFSLVTSTNNAPEHDGSPPIPEDSECVEEAASEQPPSNQNASTAVEDTDYSDQPPPSHGQESFSAKGDDISSSAPECSESKPETLQAGQQYSVVHTSPNYNFGFVPPMLGNQLAPFESSESQPRDVSRLPNFLVQQPIDPTNYYAQFYRSSADTDGRISPFHYNGGVAVVPPQTSQSSQEGGNTLALSTAAPTPLVTQAAGLMQSSIAVPQQPVPVFRQAAGMHLPHYHPNYIPYGHYFSPLYVPPTAIHQLLSNGAFSQQPQAGGVYPPPPSAAARYSLSQYRPGANVGNSAHIGVPGTYAPYGSSPVNYNPSSATTTGNPAPNEDLSASQFQDSNVYVRGQQSESSGVWINAHNRDLSSLQASSFYNHPQGQVALTPNQPGHGNFAGVYHPAQPVTASTVHPLMQQSQTMAGPVDMVGPTANVYQRPQHSQINWPSSY; via the exons ATGAGCAGCAACAGCAAGAGTGGTAACAGTGGTGTTGTTGGAGTAGGAGCTAGGGTTTCAATCCCAAGCAGTgtgaggaaaacgatccagaaTATAAAAGAGATCACTGGAAATCACAGTGAAGATGAGATATATGCAATGCTCAAAGAATGCTCTATGGATCCCAACGAAACTGCTCAAAAACTCCTTTTTCAAG ATACATTCCATGAAGTTAAAAGGAAGCGTGATCGAAAAAAGGAG CTTCAGAATTCAATCAAGGAATCTGCTGAATCAAAGTGGAAAGGCGGCACGCAGGGCAGGGGGAACAAAGGGAGTCGTGGAAATTTGACTTCTCGTCATGTTTCACATG ATGTAGGTGCTGGAAAGAATGGGAAAGAAAATGTGACCAATCAAATTCTTGACAAGAGTGTCGGCTTATCTTCCGTGCCTAATGTTGAGGCAAAAAATATTTCAAG CTCATCAAGCGCCGCTACTAATGGGCCTAGTGGGCTAGCTTCCGGGAGCGACATCATTGTACAAAATGCTCATGCATCTGCAAGAAGAGGAATTAAACAATTTGAAGCAAATGCAGGTGCTGGCTCTGGTGTGCAGACAACTCCTGCTGATGCAAGCAAAATCCCAAAAGTGGCTACGGGAAACAGGGATGTTCATGGGCAGAGGAGGCCAAACTCTGTCAATTCTTCAAGAACTCTATCTTCACCACCTCCATCAGGAGCTCATCTCTCAGCTTCAGATCCTGTGCTCTTGCCATCTCAAGATTCACGACCCGCTGGTGTAGTAGGCACAGTTAGAAGGGAAGTTGGGAGCCAGCATTCTCCAGTTGAACGTGCTTCTTCAAACTCCAATGGGAGTAAAAAGACTACTG ATGTACAAGTGAAGATGCCAAGCAAATTTCAGGGGCCTGGAAAGAATCAACTTCAAGAGTTCTCGCAAACTGCTTCTTCAATCCATGGTGGTTCTTCTGTTAGTAGGCCTTCATCTAATTACAACAATCGATCACAAACGATTTGTCCACAAAAAG CAGGTCCTTGTAAGGAATGGAAGCCAAAGCCTGTAAGCAATAATCTAGCTCAGGGGTCTGCTCTTGCAGCTGCTTCTGCTGCTTCGTCTGCTGTTTCTACGGTCTCTGTTGAAGTCAATACACTATTGCAGCCTCCTGCTGTTGTTCCCGAAACAAAAGAAGATACTGCAGATCTGCAGAAGAAGTTAGTGGAATCACACATTTCAGATGTTGAGCATGTAATTATTCCTAACCACCTTCACGTCCATGAGGTTGAAAAACTTGGATTCTGTTTTGGAAGTTTCGACACTAGCTTTAGTTTGGTTACAAGCACAAACAATGCTCCTGAGCATGACGGAAGTCCACCAATTCCTGAAGATTCTGAGTGCGTTGAAGAAGCTGCAAGTGAACAACCTCCAAG TAATCAAAATGCATCAACAGCTGTAGAGGACACTGATTATTCTGATCAGCCTCCACCTTCACATGGACAGGAGAGTTTCTCTGCCAAAGGAGATGATATCTCATCCTCTGCTCCGGAGTGCAGTGAATCAAAGCCAGAGACTCTGCAGGCGGGCCAACAATATTCAGTTGTTCATACATCGCCCAACTATAATTTTGGCTTTGTGCCTCCAATGTTAGGCAATCAGCTCGCTCCCTTTGAAAGCTCTGAATCTCAACCTCGAGATGTTTCTCGTCTTCCAAATTTCCTT GTTCAGCAACCCATTGACCCAACAAACTACTATGCTCAATTCTACCGTTCGAGTGCTGACACTGATGGCCGCATTTCACCCTTTCATTACAATGGCGGTGTTGCTGTTGtgcctccacaaacttctcaatCTTCTCAAGAG GGCGGGAACACTCTTGCTTTATCTACTGCCGCTCCGACGCCACTTGTGACTCAAGCTGCTGGGCTTATGCAGAGTTCGATAGCTGTACCACAGCAACCTGTCCCTGTATTTCGGCAGGCTGCAGGGATGCATCTGCCCCATTATCATCCGAATTATATTCCATATGGTCACTACTTTTCGCCGCTTTATGTTCCACCAACAGCCATCCATCAATTATTAAGCAATGGTGCCTTTTCCCAGCAACCTCAGGCTGGCGGTGTATATCCACCTCCACCATCAGCTGCTGCCAGATACTCGCTTTCGCAATATAGACCAGGAGCTAATGTGGGAAATTCAGCTCACATTGGAGTGCCTGGCACATATGCGCCATATGGATCCTCTCCTGTCAACTATAACCCTAGTTCAGCTACAACAACTGGAAATCCTGCTCCCAATGAGGATCTTTCTGCGTCTCAGTTCCAGGATAGTAACGTCTATGTTCGTGGACAACAG AGTGAAAGCTCAGGTGTGTGGATTAATGCGCACAATCGAGATTTATCTAGCTTGCAAGCAAGTTCCTTTTATAATCATCCTCAGGGTCAAGTGGCTCTAACACCCAATCAACCTGGACACGGAAACTTTGCTGGTGTTTATCACCCAGCACAACCAGTTACAGCATCAACTGTTCACCCACTTATGCAGCAGTCTCAAACTATGGCCGGTCCAGTTGATATGGTAGGACCAACAGCCAATGTCTATCAGCGGCCTCAGCATTCACAGATTAACTGGCCAAGTAGCTACTGA
- the LOC104231636 gene encoding GBF-interacting protein 1-like isoform X2, which yields MSSNSKSGNSGVVGVGARVSIPSSVRKTIQNIKEITGNHSEDEIYAMLKECSMDPNETAQKLLFQDTFHEVKRKRDRKKELQNSIKESAESKWKGGTQGRGNKGSRGNLTSRHVSHDVGAGKNGKENVTNQILDKSVGLSSVPNVEAKNISSSSSAATNGPSGLASGSDIIVQNAHASARRGIKQFEANAGAGSGVQTTPADASKIPKVATGNRDVHGQRRPNSVNSSRTLSSPPPSGAHLSASDPVLLPSQDSRPAGVVGTVRREVGSQHSPVERASSNSNGSKKTTAKSDTGSADVQVKMPSKFQGPGKNQLQEFSQTASSIHGGSSVSRPSSNYNNRSQTICPQKGPCKEWKPKPVSNNLAQGSALAAASAASSAVSTVSVEVNTLLQPPAVVPETKEDTADLQKKLVESHISDVEHVIIPNHLHVHEVEKLGFCFGSFDTSFSLVTSTNNAPEHDGSPPIPEDSECVEEAASEQPPSNQNASTAVEDTDYSDQPPPSHGQESFSAKGDDISSSAPECSESKPETLQAGQQYSVVHTSPNYNFGFVPPMLGNQLAPFESSESQPRDVSRLPNFLVQQPIDPTNYYAQFYRSSADTDGRISPFHYNGGVAVVPPQTSQSSQEGGNTLALSTAAPTPLVTQAAGLMQSSIAVPQQPVPVFRQAAGMHLPHYHPNYIPYGHYFSPLYVPPTAIHQLLSNGAFSQQPQAGGVYPPPPSAAARYSLSQYRPGANVGNSAHIGVPGTYAPYGSSPVNYNPSSATTTGNPAPNEDLSASQFQDSNVYVRGQQSESSGVWINAHNRDLSSLQASSFYNHPQGQVALTPNQPGHGNFAGVYHPAQPVTASTVHPLMQQSQTMAGPVDMVGPTANVYQRPQHSQINWPSSY from the exons ATGAGCAGCAACAGCAAGAGTGGTAACAGTGGTGTTGTTGGAGTAGGAGCTAGGGTTTCAATCCCAAGCAGTgtgaggaaaacgatccagaaTATAAAAGAGATCACTGGAAATCACAGTGAAGATGAGATATATGCAATGCTCAAAGAATGCTCTATGGATCCCAACGAAACTGCTCAAAAACTCCTTTTTCAAG ATACATTCCATGAAGTTAAAAGGAAGCGTGATCGAAAAAAGGAG CTTCAGAATTCAATCAAGGAATCTGCTGAATCAAAGTGGAAAGGCGGCACGCAGGGCAGGGGGAACAAAGGGAGTCGTGGAAATTTGACTTCTCGTCATGTTTCACATG ATGTAGGTGCTGGAAAGAATGGGAAAGAAAATGTGACCAATCAAATTCTTGACAAGAGTGTCGGCTTATCTTCCGTGCCTAATGTTGAGGCAAAAAATATTTCAAG CTCATCAAGCGCCGCTACTAATGGGCCTAGTGGGCTAGCTTCCGGGAGCGACATCATTGTACAAAATGCTCATGCATCTGCAAGAAGAGGAATTAAACAATTTGAAGCAAATGCAGGTGCTGGCTCTGGTGTGCAGACAACTCCTGCTGATGCAAGCAAAATCCCAAAAGTGGCTACGGGAAACAGGGATGTTCATGGGCAGAGGAGGCCAAACTCTGTCAATTCTTCAAGAACTCTATCTTCACCACCTCCATCAGGAGCTCATCTCTCAGCTTCAGATCCTGTGCTCTTGCCATCTCAAGATTCACGACCCGCTGGTGTAGTAGGCACAGTTAGAAGGGAAGTTGGGAGCCAGCATTCTCCAGTTGAACGTGCTTCTTCAAACTCCAATGGGAGTAAAAAGACTACTG CAAAGTCTGATACTGGAAGCGCAGATGTACAAGTGAAGATGCCAAGCAAATTTCAGGGGCCTGGAAAGAATCAACTTCAAGAGTTCTCGCAAACTGCTTCTTCAATCCATGGTGGTTCTTCTGTTAGTAGGCCTTCATCTAATTACAACAATCGATCACAAACGATTTGTCCACAAAAAG GTCCTTGTAAGGAATGGAAGCCAAAGCCTGTAAGCAATAATCTAGCTCAGGGGTCTGCTCTTGCAGCTGCTTCTGCTGCTTCGTCTGCTGTTTCTACGGTCTCTGTTGAAGTCAATACACTATTGCAGCCTCCTGCTGTTGTTCCCGAAACAAAAGAAGATACTGCAGATCTGCAGAAGAAGTTAGTGGAATCACACATTTCAGATGTTGAGCATGTAATTATTCCTAACCACCTTCACGTCCATGAGGTTGAAAAACTTGGATTCTGTTTTGGAAGTTTCGACACTAGCTTTAGTTTGGTTACAAGCACAAACAATGCTCCTGAGCATGACGGAAGTCCACCAATTCCTGAAGATTCTGAGTGCGTTGAAGAAGCTGCAAGTGAACAACCTCCAAG TAATCAAAATGCATCAACAGCTGTAGAGGACACTGATTATTCTGATCAGCCTCCACCTTCACATGGACAGGAGAGTTTCTCTGCCAAAGGAGATGATATCTCATCCTCTGCTCCGGAGTGCAGTGAATCAAAGCCAGAGACTCTGCAGGCGGGCCAACAATATTCAGTTGTTCATACATCGCCCAACTATAATTTTGGCTTTGTGCCTCCAATGTTAGGCAATCAGCTCGCTCCCTTTGAAAGCTCTGAATCTCAACCTCGAGATGTTTCTCGTCTTCCAAATTTCCTT GTTCAGCAACCCATTGACCCAACAAACTACTATGCTCAATTCTACCGTTCGAGTGCTGACACTGATGGCCGCATTTCACCCTTTCATTACAATGGCGGTGTTGCTGTTGtgcctccacaaacttctcaatCTTCTCAAGAG GGCGGGAACACTCTTGCTTTATCTACTGCCGCTCCGACGCCACTTGTGACTCAAGCTGCTGGGCTTATGCAGAGTTCGATAGCTGTACCACAGCAACCTGTCCCTGTATTTCGGCAGGCTGCAGGGATGCATCTGCCCCATTATCATCCGAATTATATTCCATATGGTCACTACTTTTCGCCGCTTTATGTTCCACCAACAGCCATCCATCAATTATTAAGCAATGGTGCCTTTTCCCAGCAACCTCAGGCTGGCGGTGTATATCCACCTCCACCATCAGCTGCTGCCAGATACTCGCTTTCGCAATATAGACCAGGAGCTAATGTGGGAAATTCAGCTCACATTGGAGTGCCTGGCACATATGCGCCATATGGATCCTCTCCTGTCAACTATAACCCTAGTTCAGCTACAACAACTGGAAATCCTGCTCCCAATGAGGATCTTTCTGCGTCTCAGTTCCAGGATAGTAACGTCTATGTTCGTGGACAACAG AGTGAAAGCTCAGGTGTGTGGATTAATGCGCACAATCGAGATTTATCTAGCTTGCAAGCAAGTTCCTTTTATAATCATCCTCAGGGTCAAGTGGCTCTAACACCCAATCAACCTGGACACGGAAACTTTGCTGGTGTTTATCACCCAGCACAACCAGTTACAGCATCAACTGTTCACCCACTTATGCAGCAGTCTCAAACTATGGCCGGTCCAGTTGATATGGTAGGACCAACAGCCAATGTCTATCAGCGGCCTCAGCATTCACAGATTAACTGGCCAAGTAGCTACTGA